Proteins encoded in a region of the Oscarella lobularis chromosome 17, ooOscLobu1.1, whole genome shotgun sequence genome:
- the LOC136197146 gene encoding uncharacterized protein, whose product MACSQGSATRGASARRKATALPPSSKPRKAGSSSERRNETRTAVRQAWASRHAHLTKSPHPSSGLIILIRANGNAHLTQVAPPTLLGHVSVIEKKPSCLRRRRARMEDGKWMKGGSAIANMAWHYRRGRRLRFVP is encoded by the exons ATGGCGTGCAGTCAAGGGAGCGCGACGCGCGGCGCCTCCGCTCGCCG aaaagcgacggcgctcCCCCCCTCTTCGAAGCCGCGCAAGGCTGGATCGTCGAGTGAGCGACGCAACGAAAC GAGAACAGCTGTCAGACAAGCATGGGCAAGTCGTCACGCCCACTTGACAAAATCGCCACACCCATCATCTG GTTTGATCATATTGATCCGGGCAAATGGCAACGCTCATCTTACACAAGTCGCCCCGCCCACGCTATTAG GTCATGTGTCAGTGATTGAAAAGAAGCCTAGCTgcttgcgacgtcgacgtgcaagGATGGAGGATGGGAAGTGGATGAAAGGAGGATCGGCCATAGCAAACATGGCCTGGCACTACAGACGAGGCAGAAGATTGAGGTTTGTACCGTAG
- the LOC136197272 gene encoding transcription initiation factor TFIID subunit 2-like, whose product MGSKHRERSFKLSHQKLAITHVSFQRKAIAGFVELSIQPSTSKLQSIGLNFHSTRITRARISIDDREADAACEFGTTLDCVVPLQSQKRNFEYFSSALKQGLGTVDPELGGRGELIIHIPHEFLPAIQERSPFKVRLDFDVDSDSSSGIHFVVPKGEGSFASRAAHMFTSCYGNSARLCFPCVDSVFELCTWTLQFTVDESMVVVSSGDLIETVLSESDKKKTYYYEMTIPTAAPHIGWAIGPFEIYPNPAFSEITHFCLPGLIGLLKDTIQFFKEAFGHIEDLLSTKFPYSSYKQVFIDQSYAEVQSYATLTLLSTYLLHSSRYIDQAIATRRVLAHTLTQQYFTCYIGWKSWNDWWLVSGISGYLYGLNIQKAFGTNEYRYWLKEEMDTLCRVEREHGLPPLHVSALASSNSLSRTPNPNTTLLRNFAALSIKAHLVMRLLEVQIGRDFLLQVFNKLLSLASAAAVQPFTANTWGRLLLSTQGFIKILSTVSGKDMQVFLEQWVFRSGCARLCGKFVFNRKRNIVELELKQDMPTGSKKFVGPLTVCIQELDGSFKHVIQVEETVSKHDITCHSKSRRNKKKKIPLQTGDEIDMDLSRTDTDSPVLWVRIDPEMHWLRQVEMEQPDFMWQLQMKYERDVVSQLDAVAALGRYPSEGAKTYLQDVIRDGRCYYRVRMEAVECLAKCLFEFPSGSYTLMTKLHNSLFGSHSFPTIVRLNDFSDFSAYFVQKAFPLALAKVRDAQKQTPQGVVDFLCQLILYNENRVNKFSDSSYLSSLIEALSLTVNPALAVQGARQTISSAAIASEVLRVQTVISEVVHYLNLDKLLPSYKQEITVSCLHALRRLQKYGHLPSDASIFRQYAREGLCDDVRMAAFYSLVDFAKDAKDESDLLWLLNFIRSTSEAGLKYRVLQALIDHPPFARKGENSKNTPAVVEKLWSIMTIGSEGDLRLRIAAMELYTVLYGKITPSCLPQGLGVVIDLSRQAITRKPSIELSRKTAEPPAQVPTTSSIPKPSPSLPPPPSSSQLKIPKKEPVVAAAAAAAVVTGLDIPASTPTKTKSHKHKHKKRKHAEAFGSEESKKKAIDSAAAAAAAAAAAASSSVVSQTLPPLENFPVGGGVDLSSPFPSKAIDSSIEKKKHKKAKHKEHKEHKHKKHKHHKKSDPDPV is encoded by the exons ATGGGATCGAAACACCGAGAACGCTCCTTCAAATT GAGCCATCAGAAACTTGCAATAACGCACGTCAGCTTCCAGCGCAAAGCGATCGCC GGCTTCGTTGAACTCTCCATTcaaccgtcgacgtcgaaattgcAGTCTATAGGACTGAATTTTCACTCGACAC GTATAACCAGGGCTCGCATATCAATTGACGATCGCGAAGCGGACGCCGCATGCGAATTTGGAACGACTTTAGATTGCGTTGTACCGCTCCAATCGCAGAA acgaaatttcgaatATTTCTCATCTGCCCTCAAACAGGGCCTTGGAACTGTAGATCCAGAACTGGGCGGTCGAGgcgaattaattattcataTTCCCCACGAATTTCTTCCAGCAATCCAAG AGCGGTCGCCTTTCAAAGTTCGACTCGATTTTGACGTAGATAGCGATTCGTCTAGCGGAATTCATTTTGTTGTTCCCAAAGGCGAGGGAAGTTTCGCTTCG AGAGCTGCTCACATGTTCACAAGCTGCTACGGAAATAGTGCAAG ATTATGTTTTCCTTGCGTCGATTCCGTTTTTGAGTTGTGTACGTGGACTTTGCAGTTCACTGTGGACGAGTCCATGGTAGTTGTTAGTTCAGGAGACCTGATTGAAACG GTTTTGTCGGAGAGcgataaaaagaaaacgtattATTATGAAATGACTATTCCCACAGCAGCTCCTCACATTGGCTGGGCTATAGG TCCTTTTGAGATTTATCCCAATCCAGCCTTTTCCGAAATCACTCATTTTTGCTTGCCTGGCCTCATTGGTCTTCTAAAAGACACAATTCAGTTTTTTAAGGAG GCATTCGGTCATATAGAAGACTTATTAAGCACCAAGTTTCCGTACTCGTCCTACAAGCAAGTCTTCATTGATCAGAGCTACGCCGAAGTGCAAAGCTACGCGACACTCACACTTCTAAG CACATACCTTCTTCATTCTTCTCGTTATATAGATCAAGCCATTGCAACTCGACGCGTTTTGGCACACACTCTTACTCAGCAATATTTTACGTGCTACATTGGTTGGAAATCATG GAACGATTGGTGGCTTGTATCGGGAATATCCGGCTATCTTTATGGTCTCAACATTCAAAAGGCTTTTGGAACGAATGAGTATCGCTATTGGCTCAAAGAGGAAATGGATACACTGTGTCGCGTCGAGAGAGAACACGGTCTTCCGCCTTTACACGTTTCCGCTCTCGCTTCGTCGAATAGTCTCTCGCGAACGCCTAATCCTAATACGACTCTATTGAGAAATTTCGCTGCGCTTTCCATAAAAGCTCATCTAGTGATGAGATTGCTTGAAGTTCAGATTGGtcgcgattttttgcttcag GTTTTTAATAAGTTGCTTTCATTGGCTTCGGCTGCAGCTGTGCAACCGTTTACAGCGAATACGTGGGGGCGTCTTTTGCTGTCGACCCAAGGG TTTATCAAGATTCTTTCCACTGTTTCTGGTAAAGATATGCAGGTGTTTCTTGAGCAGTGGGT GTTTCGTAGTGGGTGCGCACGTCTCTGcggaaaattcgttttcaatCGCAAGCGAAATATCGTAGAGTTGGAATTAAAGCAAGACATGCCAACTGGCTCGAAAAAATTTGTg GGGCCTCTCACCGTTTGCATTCAAGAATTAGACGGCTCTTTTAAGCACGTGATACAAGTAGAAGAAACGGTGTCCAAGCACGACATTACTTGTCATTCAAAGAGTCGAAG gaataaaaagaagaaaattcccTTGCAAACTGGTGACGAAATCGATATGGATTTATCTAGGACAGA taCGGATTCTCCTGTTCTTTGGGTGAGAATCGATCCCGAAATGCATTGGCTTCGTCAAGTTGAGATGGAGCAGCCCGACTTCATGTGGCAATTACAAATGAAATACGAACGCGACGTAGTTTCCCAATTAGAC GCTGTCGCCGCTCTTGGACGATATCCATCTGAAGGAGCGAaaacttatcttcaggatGTAATTAGAGATGGAAGGTGTTATTATCGAGTTAGAATGGAAGCAGTTGAATGTTTAGCTAAG TGTTTATTCGAGTTTCCTTCGGGTTCGTACACTCTAATGACGAAACTTCACAATTCTCTCTTTGGATCTCATTCGTTTCCCACTATCGTTCGCTTGAATGATTTCTCCGACTTCTCCGCCTATTTTGTTCAAAAG GCATTTCCTCTCGCTCTTGCTAAAGTGCGAGACGCTCAGAAGCAAACTCCTCAAggtgtcgtcgattttctgtGCCAACTCATCCTCTATAATGAAAATCGCGTCAACAAG TTTTCTGATAGTTCCTACTTGAGTTCCCTAATCGAAGCCCTCTCTCTTACTGTCAATCCAGCCTTGGCTGTTCAAGGGGCAAGACA AACTATCAGTAGCGCGGCTATTGCGTCCGAAGTCCTTCGCGTTCAGACAGTCATCTCAGAAGTAGTTCACTATTTGAATTTAGACAAGCTCTTGCCGTCGTATAAACAAGAGATTACCGTGAG TTGTCTCCAcgcgcttcgacgacttcaaaAATACGGCCACCTTCCGTCCGATGCTTCCATATTTCGCCAATACGCTAG AGAGGGGTtgtgcgatgacgtcagaatggCGGCATTTTattcgctcgtcgatttcgcgaaAG ATGCGAAAGACGAGTCTGATTTGCTTTGGCTGTTGAATTTTATTAGGAGCACGTCTGAAGCTGGATTGAAATATCGGGTTCTTCAAGCTCTTATCGATCATCCGCCCTTTGCACGTAAAGGAGAAAACAGTAAAAATACACCAGCTGTTGTCGAAAAACTATGGTCAATTATGAC AATTGGGTCAGAGGGAGACTTGCGCTTGCGAATCGCTGCCATGGAATTGTACACGGTCTTGTATGGAAAAATAACACCAAGCTGTTTACCTCAAGGA CTTGGAGTCGTCATTGATCTATCGAGACAAGCTATAACACGGAAACCGTCGATCGAA CTGTCAAGGAAGACCGCCGAGCCTCCAGCACAAGTGCCTACTACTAGTAGCATTCCTaag CCTTcaccttctcttcctcctcctccatctTCTAGTCAGTTGAAGATACCGAAAAAGGAGCCtgttgtcgccgccgcagccgccgcaGCCGTCGTCACCGGTTTAGATATCCCAGCTTCGACGCcaacaaaaacaaagtcCCACAAGCATAAGcataagaagagaaaacacgCAGAAGCGTTTGGCAGTGAAgagtcgaaaaagaaagccatTGAttctgcggcggcggcggcggcggcggcggcagcggcggcatCATCATCTGTTGTTTCCCAAACGCTTCCACCTTTGGAAAATTTTCCAGTTGGAGGGGGCGTGGATCTTAGCTCGCCTTTTCCTTCAAAAGCAATCGATTCATcaatagaaaagaagaagcatAAGAAAGCCAAACACAAAGAGCATAAAGAGCACAAGCACAAGAAACACAAGCATCACAAGAAAAGCGATCCAGATCCGGTCTAA
- the LOC136197277 gene encoding protein phosphatase 1 regulatory subunit 42-like translates to MTRTCSYIYLARALSSSLRANQQASLCFHPKSIATCQMKITSDLLSRLPSHTRRKRDESLPDYLRRITHLYLQEKGIDELDNLQMCRNLAVLYLYDNAIRKIDNLSSLTNLTHLYLQNNRIARIENVSALKKLTKLYLGGNFITVVEGLEQVPDLRELHVENQHLPVGEKLLFDPRTLASLKSSLCVLNVSGNCMDSLSEFSCLGNLMQLLASNNKIADMKSATQSLSRMKLLWRLELTHNPICHEAKYRERIIVATQSLVMLDGREVSELSRQFLLNWKASRESRDKEKQRSKELPRIVAPPSPPFQALITSSRAEKDVFHLPDIFVSPRLRGGNGGGGGEGNQSEGSTSRTRTVDV, encoded by the exons ATGACTCGCACGTGTTCCTACATTtatttagcgcgcgctttgtcgtcgtcgttacgCGCTAATCAACAGGCTTCTCTCTGTTTCCAtccgaaatcgatcgcgacgtGTCAAATGAAGATAACGAGTGATCTTTTATCGCGATTGCCGAGTCACACGcgccgaaaacgcgacgaatcgctgCCGGATTATCTCCGACGCATAACGCATCTTTATCTCCAAGAAAAAGGCATCGATGAGCTC GATAATTTGCAAATGTGTCGCAATTTGGCCGTACTTTATTTGTACGACAACGCCATACGAAAAatcgacaatttgtcgtctTTGACGAATCTCACGCATCTCTATCTACAAAATAATCGAATAGCTCGCATCGAAAATGTATCGGCGCTTAAAAAATTGACCAAATT GTATTTGGGTGGGAATTTTATCACGGTCGTCGAGGGACTGGAACAGGTTCCGGATTTGAGGGAACTTCACGTTGAAAATCAACATCTTCCTGTTGGAGAAAAACTTCTTTTTGATCCAAGGACTTTGGCATCTCTAAAG TCTTCACTCTGTGTTTTGAATGTAAGTGGAAATTGTATGGATAGTTTGAGTGAGTTTAGTTGTCTTGGCAACTTGATGCAATTACTGGCATCCAATAATAAAATTGCAGATATGAAG AGTGCTACACAAAGTTTGTCCCGGATGAAACTATTGTGGCGTCTGGAATTGACACATAATCCCATTTGTCACGAGGCAAAGTATCGAGAACGTATCATTGTAGCAACCCAATCTTTAG TCATGCTTGATGGGCGCGAAGTGAGCGAATTGTCTAGACAATTTCTCTTGAATTGGAAAGCCTCGCGtgaatcacgtgacaaagaaaaacagcgTTCTAAAGAATTGCCACGTATCGTTGCTCCGCCCTCGCCTCCATTTCAAGCGTTGATTACGTCATCAAGagcagaaaaagacgttttccACCTCCCGGATATATTTGTATCACCACGGTTACGGGGGGGcaatggcggcggcggcggcgagggAAATCAGAGCGAAGGATCGACATCTCGAACGCGAACTGTTGATGTTTAG